In Deltaproteobacteria bacterium, the genomic stretch TTATGGGGATCGAACCCCCGCTCACATTCGTACCGCCACCTCTCGGAGTTACAGGTATTTTTTCTCTATTTGCTAATTTCATGACCTCGGAGACTTCTTTCGTATTCTTAGGAAATAGAACCAAATCAGGCTGATGGACCCAGGTTGTCGTTCCATCATAGGAATATGCCTTTAAGTCTTCCGGTGATACGAGAATATTTTCTCTGCCAACGATCTTTTTAACGTCGGCTACTGTCGATTCCTTTATCATAGAAGGCCTTTCATGACATGATCACTAAGGCTCAATCGATCATTGTGAAGTCGGCACCGCGAGTGTCTGGTGGCATCTCTTTTATGCGATGTCAGGAATACTCGCGCCCCCCGACGGAAAAATCGCCACATCGGCCGTAGGCATTTTCGCAAAGGTTGCTGAAACTGCTTCATCGAGGCTCGAAGCATAGGTGAAATTCATCATATCCACTTGTTCTTTCGTCAGGGCCTCAGGTACGTGGATGACGGTAAACTTTTCGGACAATTCCTTGAAAATAACCACCATCATGATAAAGGAGATACCAAAGTTCTTGAGATGATCCGGTATGTCGCCCCGAAGCAGCCTGCGATGATACTCGTTTGCAGTCTCCTTGGTGGCCATCTGCTCCACGAGGGGCATGATGGGCCCTGCATTCTTCTGGGAGGCAACCCAGATGATGGTACCTCCCGTCCGCACTGCAAAGCTGGCATTCAGGAGCGCTTTCATGGCGTTCACGCCGATTTCCAGCGGCGCAGCAGACGTAATCACCACGTCGGGACGCTTAGGTAAAGAGATCATGTAGAGGGAGGCAGCGTATTCCGATGCCTTTCGATGTTCTTCAACGGGGTCTCCGGCAAAGGCCCGAATGACCTGATGCTTTTCGTTCATAATGAAATCGAGCTTAAAGGCGAGCCTACTCATACGGCCCACTTCCGCAAGGTCCTCGTAAAAGGGGTTTCCCTGGAGGAGGTTCAACTTGCTGTTTCTGTGGCGCATCCACGTATAATGATGTTCGGCCACCGCCCGGTAGGACGAGACTCCGGGCATGATGATCTTGCATCCCCCACCGAATCCGGAATAGGGGTGGGGCATGCACTCCCCGATTCCGAGGATCAGATCAGCCTGGGCTACAAGCTTGTTTAACTCGACAGTGGTTCCCCTGTTGGTCCTGCCCACGAGGATATTATCGTCGGAACGGGGATCATGGTTGAAAACACGGCCCTGGAGACGCCGGATAACCTCTTTACCCACCTTTTTCTCCAACTGTTCCGGGGAAAGCGCCGGGTGGGTGCCTAAGGCACAGACGCCGCTTATCCGTTCGTCGGGGATACCGGCCCTGTTGAGACGGTCGAGAATGGGCGGGAAGACGAGGTAGGCAGGCGTGGTTCGCTGAACATCATCGAAGAGCACCACCACATCCATCCCCGGCTTGGCGAGTTCTTCGACACGCAAAGACCCTATCGGGTTATCAAGGGCACGGCCGATCTCCTTTTCAACATCATCCACTACCGGTGTTGCTGAACAATCCTGGCAGGTGAGTACATTCCAGGCCGGCGGCAGGGAAAATTCCAGTTTTCCCCCTTCATAATTCAGATAATAGCTCATATGATCCCCGTTTCATTTACGTGTGAAGGTTGACAGGCTGTAGTAGTGCGCCGGGAAAGGCCCTCCCATTCCTCATCGGTCTCCGCTTGCATTTGGTTTATCTCGGTAGCGCCGAGGTGGCGATATCTCCCCTGGGACTTCAGGTATTCTTCCACGGGCAGACCCAGAGGGTCATAGGTAATAAAGTATTTCCTACCGTCAAAGACTTCATAGAGCGGGAAGATCTTCGTCTCCACCGCCAACATGGCGGCAGTTGCGGTCAGGTTTTCCGCCATCCTCCAGCCCGTGGCGCAGGGTGTAAGAATGTGGATGAATTTGGTCCCCCCCATGCTTCTTGCCTTCTGCACTTTCTCCATCAAGTCCTGCGGATACCCTATGGAGGCTGTGGCGGCGTAAGGGATGCGGTGGGCCGCCATGATCTCCATGATGTTCTTCTTCCTGGCAGTACGGCCCTTGGGCGTTGTAATCGTCCAGGCGCTCCGCGGGGTGGCGGAACTTGCCTGGATGCCCGTGTTCATGTAGGCTTCATTGTCCAGACAGACGTAAA encodes the following:
- a CDS encoding thiamine pyrophosphate-dependent enzyme — translated: MDTQNIVEDQMRSGHMACPGCGVVIAMRLVLCALGPKTLAVIIPSCSSVIAATHPHSSLEVPAFHGTFETAAPTAAGLSYALKIRGRNDIAVVAFAGDGGTFDIGLQSLSGTADRNEDYIYVCLDNEAYMNTGIQASSATPRSAWTITTPKGRTARKKNIMEIMAAHRIPYAATASIGYPQDLMEKVQKARSMGGTKFIHILTPCATGWRMAENLTATAAMLAVETKIFPLYEVFDGRKYFITYDPLGLPVEEYLKSQGRYRHLGATEINQMQAETDEEWEGLSRRTTTACQPSHVNETGII
- a CDS encoding FAD-binding oxidoreductase, with amino-acid sequence MIKESTVADVKKIVGRENILVSPEDLKAYSYDGTTTWVHQPDLVLFPKNTKEVSEVMKLANREKIPVTPRGGGTNVSGGSIPIMVVSFSVSPK
- the larA gene encoding nickel-dependent lactate racemase, producing MSYYLNYEGGKLEFSLPPAWNVLTCQDCSATPVVDDVEKEIGRALDNPIGSLRVEELAKPGMDVVVLFDDVQRTTPAYLVFPPILDRLNRAGIPDERISGVCALGTHPALSPEQLEKKVGKEVIRRLQGRVFNHDPRSDDNILVGRTNRGTTVELNKLVAQADLILGIGECMPHPYSGFGGGCKIIMPGVSSYRAVAEHHYTWMRHRNSKLNLLQGNPFYEDLAEVGRMSRLAFKLDFIMNEKHQVIRAFAGDPVEEHRKASEYAASLYMISLPKRPDVVITSAAPLEIGVNAMKALLNASFAVRTGGTIIWVASQKNAGPIMPLVEQMATKETANEYHRRLLRGDIPDHLKNFGISFIMMVVIFKELSEKFTVIHVPEALTKEQVDMMNFTYASSLDEAVSATFAKMPTADVAIFPSGGASIPDIA